A genomic stretch from Microplitis mediator isolate UGA2020A chromosome 10, iyMicMedi2.1, whole genome shotgun sequence includes:
- the LOC130675612 gene encoding uncharacterized protein LOC130675612 translates to MGRDSRKVSRELRSSEKINKSRSVKRKNVFNPKTAERDESIQSTSSKKLKQNTEDDVPEDSSTEFRIINFIQVFTAISALIKCKKCDGNVVFQTASTRGLGFKIVVACNNCGNEYIPSCSFVGHSYEINRRFIFVMRILGIGYEGLCKFCGLMDMPSFLDKSTHTILLKQILNCSKAVAETFMTKAVNEEKQAMPTTENEDINHLTVSGDGTWQKRGYTSSFGVSSIIGYFTGKILDINIKSAYCKLCEYWKKKTNTVEFEEWYQSHEDVCSANHQGSSGKMEVDAMVEMFSYSETKYGVKYANYIGDGDSKTYSGIIKSDPYENTTVNKKECIGHVQKRMGSRLRTLKSKQKGLGGRGKLTGKLIDKLTVYYGLAIRRHCDSIENMKSAIMATFYHYGSSDEKPNHDMCPKGEESWCSYQRAEARGELDTFSHDYSPLPSDVLKAIKPIYEDLSNENLLSRCVGGFNQNNNESFNQLVWKICPKTDLIVGLILIGMQKEWMLHVSK, encoded by the exons atgggacgtgattctagaaaggtttcaagagaacttcggagttctgaaaaaattaataagtcgcgttcagtcaaaagaaagaatgtttttaatccgaaaacagccgaacgtgatgaaagtattcagagtacatcttctaaaaaattaaaacaaaacactgaagatgatgtacctgaagacagcagtactgaatttcgaataataaattttattcaggtattcactgcaatttctgctcttataaaatgtaaaaaatgtgatggaaatgtagtgtttcaaacagcaagtacacgtgggctgggattcaaaattgtagttgcatgtaataactgtggaaatgaatatattccttcctgttctttcgttgggcattcttatgaaataaacagacgtttcatttttgtaatgagaatactaggaataggatacgaaggattgtgcaagttttgcggcctgatggacatgccgtcttttttagataaatctacgcatacaattttactgaaacagattttgaattgtagtaaagccgtcgcagaaaccttcatgacgaaagctgtgaatgaagaaaagcaagcaatgccaacaactgaaaatgaagatataaatcatctaactgtatcgggagatggaacctggcaaaaacggggatatacatcgtcatttggagtttcttctataattggctattttactggaaagattcttgacataaacattaaaagtgcatattgtaagctatgtgagtattggaaaaaaaaaacaaatactgttgagttcgaggaatggtatcaatcgcatgaagatgtgtgttctgctaatcatcaagggtcttctgggaaaatggaggtggatgcgatggtcgaaatgttttcgtattctgaaactaaatatggagttaagtatgccaactatattggtgatggtgactccaagacctattcaggaattataaaatcagatccttacgaaaatacaactgtaaataaaaaggaatgtatagggcatgtccaaaagcggatggggagtcgattacgtacgctgaagagtaaacaaaaaggtcttggtggtcgaggtaagctcacaggaaaattaatagacaaactaactgtgtactatggtttagcaatacgccggcattgtgattctattgaaaatatgaaatctgctataatggcaaccttttatcactacggctcgagtgatgaaaaaccgaatcatgatatgtgtccaaaaggcgaagaatcttggtgctcttaccagcgcgctgaagcaagaggagagcttgataccttttctcacgattattctcctttaccttctgatgttttaaaagctatcaagcctatatacgaagatcttagtaatgaaaatttactttcaagatgtgtaggtggattcaatcagaataataatgaaagctttaaccaactagtatggaaaatatgcccaaaaacg gacttaattgtgggcctaattctcatcggtatgcagaaagaatggatgctgcacgtatcaaagtag